The genomic region AACCCGTCCACCTCACTCACCCCGCGACTGGCGTGGTTGATGATGTGGTGACCCTTGAGCGGATTGCCCTGGGGGTCGATCAGGCGACCGAGTACGGTGAGGGTTTGCATCACGCGAATCTGCCGATAACCCACGCCGCCCTTGTTCAGGTGATAGCTGGAACGGGCCGGTTGAATGGTCGCGGCGGGGACGTCGGTGCCCTCGAAATCGAAACTGACCGAGCTGCTTTTGTAAGCCGTGATCGGCACAAAATTGCGCCCGGGTTTGAGCAACGCACTGCCACCGCTCAAATCGTCGGCGCGCAAGGCGATACCGTCGATGTCCGATTCGACATCGATGATCATGCCCGCACCGTTGCGGTGGTATTGGCTGGTCATGACCATTTTTTGCCCGCCGACGGCCACCGTACTGTCCAGGTTCAAACCGCCGGTGAGGTCGTTGTTGAACGACGAGCGCTGGATAAAGCCGTCACCGTTGACCAGGTCCGATTGCATCGACCCCATCGCGTTCAAACCGATGCCGTAGGTGTCGCTGATGACCGTGGCCGAGACGTTTTGCAGCAGATGATCCTGCAAGTCTTTGCGGTAGGTGAGCGAGGCATTGTTATCACGGCCACCTTCACGGGCGGTGCGCGTGCCGATGCTGCCGGAGATCTGCTCACCGGGGCCGCCCAACGCAATGTTCACACTCAAGTCGATGCCTCGATTACGGTCGTCTCCCGAGCTCACGCTGCCCGGACGATCAAACAGCGACAGGCGCCAATTGGCATCACTGCCAAACAGCTGAGAACGTTGGGTCCAGCCCAGATCCACGCCCGTCCCATTGGTGTTGCCTTCACTGTGGGACACCCGGGCATTGACCGAACTTTTGCTGGTAAGCCGATGGTTTACCGATAACGACGAGTTACTGGTTTGCCCGATGAATACGTTGCGCTGCCGCACCCGCGTGCCGTCGGGCAAAGTGTCGTAGAGCCGAGTGGTGTCGAGCCAGCTGCGGTTATGGCTGGCGACGAGGCTGCCGCTGCCATAGGAGTACAGTCCCTGCACATCGAGGCCGGTGCCATAGTCTTCGGTTTTGTAGACGTTGGCGAAGAGGCTGGCATTGTTGACGATCGCCCAGTCAACCGAGGTGCCATATTGCAGGGAATCGCGCACCTGCCGCCCCGACAGGCCGAGGATCACACGCGGGTGCAAAAGAAAGTTGAACGCCGCGCCGGCGGTCATATCGCCGTCAGCCTGCTCTTCCCAGTTGCTGAGCAATTTGGATTCGCGGCCGGCGAACAGGTTGTAGCGCCAGCGCTCGTCATGATTGCGCCAATTGTTCGGTTTGTAGACCAGCTCCAGGGTGCTGGAGGTGATCTGGCCGTCTTCGATCAGGCGCACTTCCACTTCGTAAATACCGCCGGGCAGCGGACGCGTATCGAGGGTCTGCAACCCTGCCGGGACTGCCTGAGTGTTAATCAGCAATCCGTCGCGATATATCTCCACAGAACCCTGTCGATTGGCTGTGACGTAGATCGGATAAACCGCCGGTTTCGGATTGTTGATGGCCAGGCTGTCGGAGCTGCCATACATGACGCCCAGCGCGGTATCAGGGCTGGCGCCAAACGTACGCGGCTGACGGGTCAGGCCTTCAGAGTTGGGCGTGAAATAGCCCAGGCGCACAAAGTTGCCCTGCAATTCACGCTGGGTAAAAAGCTCATGCACGGCGTGATAGGTCTGATTGTCCATACCGCCGAGGCGCGACAGTTGCAAATTGACCGCTTGGGTCCAGTTGCCCAGGCTGCTACTGGCTTCCAGACCGTAACGGCCACCGAGGTCCTGATTCTGGCCACCATTGAGGTTCAACTGGTTGCGCACGATCAAGCCAGTGCTGCCGCCTTCGGGCAGGTTGTAATACTGCTGCACCTGATCGTCCCGCTCGGCGTTCTCCGTGAGAATCGACACCAGCGAGTTTTCGAGGCTGTAGTGCACGGCCAACAGTTGTTCGGGGCAGTTGGCCTGGCAGGCGCCCAGCGCCACGCCTTGTTTCAGATGGTTGGCCCAGATGTCGCGTTCGCTGGGCTTGATGGTGCTGTCGCTGACATCATTGAAGTCAACTAAGGTGATTCGATCGTCGCGGGTCAACACGACCATCGCCTCACCGAGAAACTGTTGATCAAGTTCCACGCGCACCGCCAGCGGCACATCAAAGAAGTGCTCTTCGAACTCGCTCGGTAAACCCTTGGCTTGCGCCAGCAAACTTCGAGGTGTGTGGCCGTTGTCCGCTGGCGCGGCCAGGGCGGTTGCACAAAAACATAGGGCAAGCGCCGTCGCGATGGGAGTCATCGGGAACATGAACGGGATACTCTGAAGATAAGTGCGTTGAAACCCGATCGACAGGCAGTGATTACCCATCGACCGGTAAGTGTTAACGAATAAGGCTAAGCCTTAAGTCATGGCTGACTCAGATGCGCGGAACGGCATCGAAGACCACGACTGGATTGGCCGTGTAAAGACCTCTTTGAGCGACAAGCGGCGCGGAAGGGGTAATCACCAGATCAGCCCGCATGCCCGCGTTGGATTCGGTATCGCCGACCACTTCTTTAGGAAGACCGCCCAAGACTACGCCGTTGAAGGTGTAGGTCATCCGGATGTTGTCGGTGCCGTTGAACAGCGGTTGCGGACCACCTTCCACATAAGCATGGACCGAACCGAGAGTGTGGCGGATATCGTAAGCCGCACGCAGCGGGCTCAAGAGCTCGGTTATCACGTTGTAGGACATTTTTTCATCTTTACCGAAGTCAGGATTCACCGGTTGGGCGTGGAATACTTCGGTAGGAATAAAAGCGCTGATGTTGATGGCCGAACGCGCTTGTTCCGAAGCGAACGCCATCGAAGAGCTGAGGGCCAGAAGGGTCATCGGAACGGTGATTGCAAGCTTCTTGAACATTATTAAGTACCTGTCAATTTCAAAGGATTGGGCCGAGAAAAGTCTTGAAATGCGAATACCACTCAACACGAAGATGGCGATTTCGCTTAACTTTCGACGCCAGAGAATGATCGTCAAATCCCTCGAGAAAGTAAGTACGCAACTTCCTAAGAACATGTAGTAACAACGACTTTCGAGCCGCAGGAAAAAAGTTGAAATATCATTGAAATGACTTCTTTACCCTCAGAGAAATACTACACACAGCTCTAACTAAAAAAGCACACAGACAAGAACTAAGCCAACCTCTGTAAGACCGGTACTACTTAACTACCGGCACTCCGTTAATGATCAGCATCTTAACTTTACAATTAGTTCAATTACTCTAAAAAAGCAATCACCCCCTCATTCATTGCGCGTGGTCTTTAAGCGCAGCCCAAGGCCGACAGGAGGGCACCGTTGGTCCAGAACGCTTGCCTAAGCCGCAAGATATATCTTAAGTTGTATCTAAACACGACGAGAGAAGACGCAAAAATGAGAGACCATCATTCCCATCGAGACCACGGCGACAGCCGTGACGGCTTCGAAAAACGTCCTGGCCCCGGCCGCGAACGCGGCGGTCGTGGCCCGCGCGTATTTGCCCCCGGCGACCTGAAACTGCTGCTACTGGCGCTGATTGCCGAGCAGCCCTGCCACGGCTATGACCTGATCCGCCAGATCGAAAGCATGTTCGACGGCGCCTACAGCCCCAGCCCCGGCGTGATCTACCCGACCCTGACCTTTCTTGAAGAAAGCGAAATGATCCTGGGCGATGCCGAGGGCGGCAAAAAACGCTACAGCGTCACCGACGCCGGACGTCTGTCATTAAGCGAGCAGGCGATTGCCCTGGACGGTGTGCGCATGCGCATCGAAGTCAGCAAACGTTCATTACGCGGCCATGATCGTCCCGCCGAGATCCACGAAGCGGTTCACAACCTGCGTCACGCCTTGCAAATGCACCATGGTCGCTGGAGCCCGGAAGAAATCCTGCGGGTGCGCGACCTGCTCAACAACACCGCCAAAGCCATCGTCGACGGCCCTGCCGTTCAACCCGTTCAGGAGAAAGCCGAATGACTGAAGTGATCGTGCAATCCATTCACCGTGTCATGCATGAAATCAAACGCCGTCGCCTGCAAGTGTTGCGGGTGGTTGACCTGACGCCGCGCATGCGCCGGATTACGCTGGGCGGACCGGAGCTGGCCGGCTTCGTCAGCCTCGGCACGGACGACCACGTCAAACTGCTGTTCCCGCAAAACGCGGCGGAACAAGCGGCGCTGGAAACCCCGGTGCTCGGCGCTGGCAAAGACAACGGCCCCCTGCCGGCGATGCGCGATTACACGCCGCGTCGTTACGATCTGGACACGCAGGAACTGGACATCGACTTTGTGTTGCACGGTGACGGCCCGGCCTCGACCTGGGCCGAGCAGGCCAAACCCGGCCAGTTTCTGCACATCGGCGGGCCACGGGGCTCGATGATCGTGCCGGACATGTTCGACAGCTACTTGTTGATCGGCGATGAAACCGCCCTGCCCGCCATCGCCCGCCGCCTCGAAGGCCTGGCCGCCAATCGACGTGCATTGGTGATCGTGGAAGTGGAAAACGGCGCCGAACAACAACGCCTGGTAAGCGCCGCGCAGGTCGACGTGATCTGGGTGCTGCGGGAAGGTGGCAAAAACAACCTGCTGACCACCGTGCAACAGATCAAAGTGCCTGCTGGCAATCTGTATGCGTGGGTGGCGACCGAGTCCAAAGTATCGCGGCAGATCCGCCGGGTGTTGCTCGATGAGCATGGCCTGAACGAGCAGTTTGTGAAGGCTGTCGGCTACTGGCGGCTGGAGGACAGCGACGAGGAATAACCGCTGTGCATGCTTTCTGTGGCGAGGGGGCTTGCCCCCGTTGCGTCGCGCAGCGGCGCTAAAACCTGCAACGGAGTTTTAACCGGCACAGCGTATTTGCTGATTTTGCGACTGCTTCGCAGCCGAACGGGGGCAAGCCCCCTCGCCACAAAAGCTCCCTCGCCACAGTCAGTGTTCACTTGCGATCCGTGCGCCACCGATCCAACCCGATCACCAGCAATGAGATCAGCACAAACCCCGCCAGCAATCCTGCGGCATTCATAAACACCTGTGGATAACCCAACTTGTCCACATCAATGAATGGATAGGGATAGACCGCCAACTCATGTCCACGCAGCAGCGAATAGGCGAAATACACCAGCGGGTAAATCACCCACCGGCCGATATGCCCAACCCGCAACGTGCCCTTGGGCACACAGCACCACCAATACACCAGGAACAGCAGCGGCATGACGTCATGCATCAGCTCATCGGCCAGCCATTGCCAGCCTTCGGGATGCCATAAATGGCGCAACAACAGGCTGTACGCCAAACCGACGACAGCAATGCTCACCGCAATGGCACTGCTCACCCACGGCTGCAAAAACCAGCGTCGCGCCGCTGACTCGCGGGACGTCAGTTCACAGGTCAGCACCACCGCCACCAGCGTATTGGTCAGCACAGTGAAAAAACTGAAAAAGCTCACCAGCCCGCCCAACAGACTGGCCGCGATACTCCAGCGGGCATAGAGAATCAGGTACAGCTGAATGCTTAAACCCACCCAGCCCAGAATCGCCGCCACGGCAACACAACGACGCCTCGCGGTCGAGGGTATGACCATGCTCAGACCGGGCGCTTGGTGCGCATCAGCTTCACGTACAGGCGTTCGACCTTCTCGCGCGCCCATGGGGTTTTGCGCAGGAATGTCAGGCTCGACTTGATGCTCGGGTCGCTCTTGAAGCAGCGGATATCGATACGCTCGGCCAGCCCTGACCATTCGTAGTGCTCAACCAGGGCGTTGAGGATTTGCTCCAGCGTCACGCCGTGCAGGGGGTTGGTGTTCTGTTCGGTCATGCCGGGCCTTTGAGCGATGAAAGGATGAGAAGCCGCGCACCTTAGCGGAGGCTTTCGTCCGGTGGAAGGGCTCCGTACAGCGGCATTCGTCGGATGCTGAATTAACTGTAGGCGAGTTGGCCATCATCTGAGGGACAAACGTCAGAAGATAGCGCCCGACTCAGTAATAACGACGCGGGTCCGAATCGATCAGACTGGCAAGCTTGGTCAGGGCAAACCTCAACTCGTCCTGGCTGGTAGGCGACATCAACACCAATCGCACACAGCGGGTAATGCCGCTACGTTCGGCCTGGAACTGGGTGCCACTGAGCACCAGCACACCGTTGGCACGGGCCAGCATGGTGAATTCGTCGCAGGTCCAGGGCTCGGGCAACGTCAACCAGATGTGGTAGGAATACGGCTGGGTCTTGAGCTCGAAATTGGCGAAGATTTCCTGAGCGATCGCCTGCCGCCCGGCGGCCTCGTTGCGCTGAATGCGGATCAGCTTTCTATCCAACCCCTCCGTGATCACATTGCTCGCCAACTGAGCGGTCAATGGCGACGGCATCCAGACGCTGCTGCGCACCATGGAGGTCAGGCGCGACAGCAGTTTCGGCGGGCTATAGAGATAGCCAATCCGCAAGGCCGGCATAACCGACTTCGACAGACTGGTCAGGTACACCGAACGATCCGGGGCAAACGCCGACAGCGGTTTGATCGACGGGTCGGTGGCCAGAAAACCGTAGATGTCATCGTCCAGAATGATGAAGTCGAACTCCTCGGCCAACGCCGCGATTTGCGCTCGACGTTTTTGCGACATGATCGCGGCCGTCGGGTTCTGACAGGTCGCCACGCAGACCAGCATCGCCGGTTTCTCACGCTGACACAGTTCACGCAGCGCTTCGGGAATGATCCCTTCATCGTCCATGGGTACGCCACGCAGACGTCGTTCCAGTCCATGGGCAAGGGAAATGATGCCGGGGTAGCAAAGCGCCTCGCAGAGCACCAGATCACCGGCGTTGGTCAGCGCACTCATCGCGACCATCAAACCATGCTGGGCGCCGGCGGTGATCACCACTTGCTGCCATTGTGCATCGGGCAACGAATGGCGCAGCCATTGCGCGCCCGCCTCGCGATGAGCCGGATGACCGCCATCGGGTGCGTAATCGAGGGCATCGGCAAAATCCGTACTTTTGGCCATGCCCACCAAGGCTCCGCGCAACCAGTATTCCAGGGTTTCGCTGTAAGGCTTGATGATCGAAAGGTCCAGTAACTCAGACTGCCCAAGATTCAGCGAGGCGGCACTGTTGCTGGCCGGCAATTCCAACTGCTTCTGGTTGAGCACATAAGTACCGCGCCCTACTTCCCCCTGCACCAGACGCCGCCGATGGGCTTCGCTGTAGGCACGGCTGATGGTACCGGGCGTGACATTCAGCGTGGTGGCCAGCTCCCGCAGGGTCGGCAGACGATCACCTTCGTTCAACACGCCGTTGCTGATATCGCGCGCCAACGCGTCGGCAATCGACAAATACATCGGCTGGTTGAATTCGCTTAGCTGAGGGACCCACATGAATGACCGCTACCATCGTAGAAATGATGAATATCCGAGCATATCACAGGGTGGTTAGGCAACTAATAAATGGACTCAATCAATAAATTGAGTCGATTGATTCGGCGAATTAATCGAGAAGCATCTTTCACGAAAAATATTTTCAAACTAATAAAAATATTTATAAATCAATTAGTTATTTAAAAAAACCTGACAAATACACCTTGATAACCAAAAAGCATCTCGTAACAACCCACCCACCTATTGAATCAACTCAATTCATTCAAATACACTCATCTCGAATCGAAGCAATCGACTCAATCTCAATTCTGAATCACCGCGTGCCCGCCACGCCAAGTCGAGACATCATGGACACACTCAGAAAGGATCTATCCCTGTCAGCGGTCATTGCAGGCTTCATCGCCGTGATCATTTCCTATGCCGGCCCGCTGATCATCGTGTTTCAGGCGGCCCGGGAAGCGCACCTGCCCAACGATCAAGTGTCGTCCTGGATCTGGGCCATATCCATCGGCAGCGGCATTACCGGTCTGTTATTGAGCTGGCGCTTGCGGATTCCGGTGATTACGGCATGGTCGACACCCGGTGCGGCGTTGCTGGTGTCGATGCTGCCCACGGTCTCCCTGCCCGAGGCCATCGGCGCCTATGTGGTGGCTTCGGTGATTATCGCGGTGGTCGGCCTGTCCGGTGCGTTCGACAAACTGATGAGTCGCCTGCCAAAAGCCATCGCCGCCGCCATGCTCGCCGGCATCCTGTTTCGTTTCGGCGCCGAACTCTTCACCTCGATCAAGCTGCAGCCGAGCATGGTGCTGTCAATGATCGCGGCGTACCTGATCTTCAAGCGCTTTTCACCGCGCTACGCCATCCTGTCGGTATTGATTGTCGGCTGCGCCGTGGCCGCCTCGTTCGGTGCACTCAACACCGGTTCGATCACCATTGATCTCGCCCACCCGATCTTCATCGCCCCGCAGTGGAGCTGGCACGCGATCATCAATATTGGCCTGCCGCTGGCCCTCGTCACCCTGACCGGGCAGTACGTACCGGGCATGGCAGTGTTGCGCACCTCGGGCTACAACACCCCGGCGCGCTCGATCATTTCGGTCACGGCCATCGGCTCGATTTTGATGGCGCCATTCGGCTCCCACGGCTTAAACCTGGCGGCCATCACCGCCGCTATCTGCACCGGCCGCGAAGCCCATGAAGATCGCGACAAGCGCTACATCGCCGGGATCGCCTGCGGGGTGTTCTACATTCTGATGGGCATCTTCGGCGCGACCCTCGCTTCGGTGTTTTCTGCCTTGCCCAAAGAGCTGATCGCCTCCCTCGCCGGCCTGGCCCTGTTCGGGGCGATCAGCGCCGGGCTGACCGGCGCCATGGCTGACGAGAAACAACGGGAAGCGGCGCTGATCACCTTCCTGGTCACCGCCTCGGGCATGAGCTTCCTGGGGCTGGCCGCTGCATTCTGGGGGCTGATCTTCGGGCTCGTGGCACATTTCGTACTGACCTACACCCGGGAAAGCAAAGCCAGCGCCGTCGTCGAGGGCAGCCGACCATGACCGCTCGTTACGACTTCACGGGCAGCAGCCTTAAAGACACGTCCATTTTTCTTTCCGACACCAGCAAAAGTCAGTCACGGGTGTTGCCGCATCACGCGCCAGCCCCCTTGGCCGAAGCACTTATTTCAAGGAAGACTCCATGAGCCTGCAGAATCTAGACCCCACCCTCGCTCGCCTGATCGGCCGCGAACGCAACCGCCAGGAAACCCACCTGGAGTTGATCGCCTCGGAAAACTACGTCAGCGAAGAAGTGCTGGAAGCCCAAGGTTCGGTGCTGACCAACAAGTACGCCGAAGGCTATCCAGGCAAGCGCTATTACGGTGGCTGTAAAGTGGTCGACGAGATTGAAAACCTCGCCATCGAACGGGCCTGCAAGCTGTTTGGTTGCGAATATGCCAACGTCCAGCCGCACTCCGGCTCCCAGGCCAACCAGGCCGTGTTTCTCGCTGTGCTCAACCCTGGCGACACGATTCTGGGAATGTCCCTGGCCGATGGCGGCCACTTGACCCATGGCGCCTCGGTAAACTTCTCCGGCAAGTTCTACACCGCTTACTCTTACGGTCTGGAAAAACACAGCGAAACCCTCGACTACGCCCAGATGGAAGCCCTGGCCCGGGAACACCGGCCGAAAATGATCATTGCCGGTGCCTCGGCGTATTCCAGGACCATCGACTTCCAGCGCTTTCGCAACATCTGCGATGAAATCGGGGCATACCTGATGGTCGACATGGCGCACTACGCCGGGCTCATCGCAGCCGGCCTGTACCCCTCGCCGGTCGGCATTGCCGACTTCGTCACCTCGACCACGCATAAAACGCTGCGCGGCCCACGGGGCGGTCTGATCCTGGCTAAACGCGAACATGCGGCGTTGCTCGACAAGACGATATTCCCGGTCTATCAAGGTGGACCTCTGATGCACGTCATCGCCGCCAAGGCCGCCGCGTTCAACGAAGCACTCGGTGATGAGTTCAAACACTATCAGCAACGCGTCATCGACAACGCCAGGACCATGGCGAACATCCTTACTCGACGGGGCCTGCGGGTGGTGTCAGGTGGCACCGACTGCCACATGTTCCTGCTCGATCTGCGCGCGAAGAACATCACCGGGAAAGATGCCGAGGCGTTGCTCGAGAGCGCCCACATCACCTTGAACAAGAACGCGATCCCCGACGATCCGCAAAAACCTGCAATCACCAGCGGCATTCGCATTGGCACACCCGCCCTGACCACGCGGGGTTTCGGCGAAGCCGAATGCGCCGAAGTGGCCAACCTGATTGCCGATCTGCTTGAGCAACCGAACAATGCGGCGCTGCTGGACAACGTCCGTCGACGGGTGATGCATTTGTGTGAATGTTTCCCGGTCTATCTGTTGAATTAACGGCCCTGAAACATAGCGAGGCGGACTATCCAGTCCGCCTTTTTTTTTGCGCCAACTGGCACTGCGGCGACCGGTCGCAGCCGACTGTTACCAAATCCGAAATGATCCATGTCAGTAAAAGCCCTTTCTCAATGTGTTACAGGACATTATCCTTACGCCCGTCCAGCTGAAACGCTTCTCCCCTGCTGCATTCCTGCTGCGTTCAACTCATCCCCTTTAGAAAAAGATCAAGAATTCCTTCTCTATGCCTGATTTTCAAACTCCGCGAGACAGCGCTGTCTCTTCCTCTGTGTCCAGCCGAAAAGCCCTGAAGCTGATCAGCGGGTTCACCGCGCTGGGCCTTGCCACTTGCACCCAGGCCGCGCCAGCCTTCGATAGCGACTCGCCGTGGATGCTGGGTGACTGGAACGGCACTCGTACCGAACTTTCGAAAAAAGGCTACGACTTCAAAGTCGATTACACCGGTGAAATGGGCAGCAACCTGCACGGTGGCTACGACCATGACCGTACCGCGCGCTACAGCGACCAGTTTGGTTTTGGTACTCACCTGGACCTGCAGAAGATTCTGGGCTGGGACGACGCTGAGTTTCAGCTGACCATCACCGAACGCAACGGCAACAACATCAGCAACGACCGGATCAACGACCCGCGTGTTGGCGGTTTCACCTCGGCGCAGGAAGTCTGGGGCCGTGGCCAGACCTGGCGCCTGACGCAGATGTGGTATCAGCAGAAATTCTTCGACCAGAAGCTCGACATCAAGGTCGGCCGCTTCGGCGAGGGCGAAGACTTCAACAGCTTCCCCTGCGACTTCCAGAACCTGGCGTTCTGTGGCTCCCAGGTCGGTAACTGGGTCGGTGGCATCTGGTACAACTGGCCGGTCAGCCAGTGGGCCATGCGCGTCAAATATCACCTGACGCCCGAGCTTTACGCGCAAGTCGGGGCTTACGAGCAAAACCCGTCCAATCTGGATCGCGATAACGGTTTCAAGCTCAGCGGCAGCGGCACTCAGGGCGCAATCCTGCCGGTAGAACTGGTCTGGACCCCGAAGCTCAATGACCTGCCGGGTGAATACCGCGCCGGTTACTACTACAGCAGCGCCAAGGCCAGCGACGTCTATAAGGACAGCAATGGCCAGCCGGCCGCCC from Pseudomonas sp. GGS8 harbors:
- a CDS encoding siderophore-interacting protein, with protein sequence MTEVIVQSIHRVMHEIKRRRLQVLRVVDLTPRMRRITLGGPELAGFVSLGTDDHVKLLFPQNAAEQAALETPVLGAGKDNGPLPAMRDYTPRRYDLDTQELDIDFVLHGDGPASTWAEQAKPGQFLHIGGPRGSMIVPDMFDSYLLIGDETALPAIARRLEGLAANRRALVIVEVENGAEQQRLVSAAQVDVIWVLREGGKNNLLTTVQQIKVPAGNLYAWVATESKVSRQIRRVLLDEHGLNEQFVKAVGYWRLEDSDEE
- a CDS encoding benzoate/H(+) symporter BenE family transporter; the protein is MDTLRKDLSLSAVIAGFIAVIISYAGPLIIVFQAAREAHLPNDQVSSWIWAISIGSGITGLLLSWRLRIPVITAWSTPGAALLVSMLPTVSLPEAIGAYVVASVIIAVVGLSGAFDKLMSRLPKAIAAAMLAGILFRFGAELFTSIKLQPSMVLSMIAAYLIFKRFSPRYAILSVLIVGCAVAASFGALNTGSITIDLAHPIFIAPQWSWHAIINIGLPLALVTLTGQYVPGMAVLRTSGYNTPARSIISVTAIGSILMAPFGSHGLNLAAITAAICTGREAHEDRDKRYIAGIACGVFYILMGIFGATLASVFSALPKELIASLAGLALFGAISAGLTGAMADEKQREAALITFLVTASGMSFLGLAAAFWGLIFGLVAHFVLTYTRESKASAVVEGSRP
- a CDS encoding PLP-dependent aminotransferase family protein; this translates as MWVPQLSEFNQPMYLSIADALARDISNGVLNEGDRLPTLRELATTLNVTPGTISRAYSEAHRRRLVQGEVGRGTYVLNQKQLELPASNSAASLNLGQSELLDLSIIKPYSETLEYWLRGALVGMAKSTDFADALDYAPDGGHPAHREAGAQWLRHSLPDAQWQQVVITAGAQHGLMVAMSALTNAGDLVLCEALCYPGIISLAHGLERRLRGVPMDDEGIIPEALRELCQREKPAMLVCVATCQNPTAAIMSQKRRAQIAALAEEFDFIILDDDIYGFLATDPSIKPLSAFAPDRSVYLTSLSKSVMPALRIGYLYSPPKLLSRLTSMVRSSVWMPSPLTAQLASNVITEGLDRKLIRIQRNEAAGRQAIAQEIFANFELKTQPYSYHIWLTLPEPWTCDEFTMLARANGVLVLSGTQFQAERSGITRCVRLVLMSPTSQDELRFALTKLASLIDSDPRRYY
- a CDS encoding PadR family transcriptional regulator, with the protein product MRDHHSHRDHGDSRDGFEKRPGPGRERGGRGPRVFAPGDLKLLLLALIAEQPCHGYDLIRQIESMFDGAYSPSPGVIYPTLTFLEESEMILGDAEGGKKRYSVTDAGRLSLSEQAIALDGVRMRIEVSKRSLRGHDRPAEIHEAVHNLRHALQMHHGRWSPEEILRVRDLLNNTAKAIVDGPAVQPVQEKAE
- a CDS encoding carbohydrate porin; this translates as MPDFQTPRDSAVSSSVSSRKALKLISGFTALGLATCTQAAPAFDSDSPWMLGDWNGTRTELSKKGYDFKVDYTGEMGSNLHGGYDHDRTARYSDQFGFGTHLDLQKILGWDDAEFQLTITERNGNNISNDRINDPRVGGFTSAQEVWGRGQTWRLTQMWYQQKFFDQKLDIKVGRFGEGEDFNSFPCDFQNLAFCGSQVGNWVGGIWYNWPVSQWAMRVKYHLTPELYAQVGAYEQNPSNLDRDNGFKLSGSGTQGAILPVELVWTPKLNDLPGEYRAGYYYSSAKASDVYKDSNGQPAALSGEAYRSASSKHGVWLGVQQQLTSRASDNARGLSVFANATMHDKKTNAIDNYVQAGVVYKGLFDARAKDDIGFALARVHVNPAYRKNAEATNQARAVQDFDDPSFLPPQDTEYSSELYYGVHVTNWLTVRPNLQYIRHPGGVDKVDDALVGGIKIQSSF
- a CDS encoding Pr6Pr family membrane protein produces the protein MVIPSTARRRCVAVAAILGWVGLSIQLYLILYARWSIAASLLGGLVSFFSFFTVLTNTLVAVVLTCELTSRESAARRWFLQPWVSSAIAVSIAVVGLAYSLLLRHLWHPEGWQWLADELMHDVMPLLFLVYWWCCVPKGTLRVGHIGRWVIYPLVYFAYSLLRGHELAVYPYPFIDVDKLGYPQVFMNAAGLLAGFVLISLLVIGLDRWRTDRK
- a CDS encoding VF530 family DNA-binding protein, which codes for MTEQNTNPLHGVTLEQILNALVEHYEWSGLAERIDIRCFKSDPSIKSSLTFLRKTPWAREKVERLYVKLMRTKRPV
- a CDS encoding CS1-pili formation C-terminal domain-containing protein, which encodes MFPMTPIATALALCFCATALAAPADNGHTPRSLLAQAKGLPSEFEEHFFDVPLAVRVELDQQFLGEAMVVLTRDDRITLVDFNDVSDSTIKPSERDIWANHLKQGVALGACQANCPEQLLAVHYSLENSLVSILTENAERDDQVQQYYNLPEGGSTGLIVRNQLNLNGGQNQDLGGRYGLEASSSLGNWTQAVNLQLSRLGGMDNQTYHAVHELFTQRELQGNFVRLGYFTPNSEGLTRQPRTFGASPDTALGVMYGSSDSLAINNPKPAVYPIYVTANRQGSVEIYRDGLLINTQAVPAGLQTLDTRPLPGGIYEVEVRLIEDGQITSSTLELVYKPNNWRNHDERWRYNLFAGRESKLLSNWEEQADGDMTAGAAFNFLLHPRVILGLSGRQVRDSLQYGTSVDWAIVNNASLFANVYKTEDYGTGLDVQGLYSYGSGSLVASHNRSWLDTTRLYDTLPDGTRVRQRNVFIGQTSNSSLSVNHRLTSKSSVNARVSHSEGNTNGTGVDLGWTQRSQLFGSDANWRLSLFDRPGSVSSGDDRNRGIDLSVNIALGGPGEQISGSIGTRTAREGGRDNNASLTYRKDLQDHLLQNVSATVISDTYGIGLNAMGSMQSDLVNGDGFIQRSSFNNDLTGGLNLDSTVAVGGQKMVMTSQYHRNGAGMIIDVESDIDGIALRADDLSGGSALLKPGRNFVPITAYKSSSVSFDFEGTDVPAATIQPARSSYHLNKGGVGYRQIRVMQTLTVLGRLIDPQGNPLKGHHIINHASRGVSEVDGFFSMEMNAGSPTLEVRHGNQLLCQFRLDPSQGRTENNVLMIGDLRCSPDTLADVGDAVQSAG
- a CDS encoding adhesin encodes the protein MFKKLAITVPMTLLALSSSMAFASEQARSAINISAFIPTEVFHAQPVNPDFGKDEKMSYNVITELLSPLRAAYDIRHTLGSVHAYVEGGPQPLFNGTDNIRMTYTFNGVVLGGLPKEVVGDTESNAGMRADLVITPSAPLVAQRGLYTANPVVVFDAVPRI
- the glyA gene encoding serine hydroxymethyltransferase; this encodes MSLQNLDPTLARLIGRERNRQETHLELIASENYVSEEVLEAQGSVLTNKYAEGYPGKRYYGGCKVVDEIENLAIERACKLFGCEYANVQPHSGSQANQAVFLAVLNPGDTILGMSLADGGHLTHGASVNFSGKFYTAYSYGLEKHSETLDYAQMEALAREHRPKMIIAGASAYSRTIDFQRFRNICDEIGAYLMVDMAHYAGLIAAGLYPSPVGIADFVTSTTHKTLRGPRGGLILAKREHAALLDKTIFPVYQGGPLMHVIAAKAAAFNEALGDEFKHYQQRVIDNARTMANILTRRGLRVVSGGTDCHMFLLDLRAKNITGKDAEALLESAHITLNKNAIPDDPQKPAITSGIRIGTPALTTRGFGEAECAEVANLIADLLEQPNNAALLDNVRRRVMHLCECFPVYLLN